One window of Polynucleobacter sp. HIN5 genomic DNA carries:
- a CDS encoding YhdP family protein: MTEKKYPLRLKDLLRMRPDATSWSRWSRRLAILALITVGLMILGHLVIRFIIWPQLETSKPAVEKLLSQRIGVEVKINELNVYWQGIRPVFDIRDLEFVVDAKRNPSAISNKPHLKIAEIRGELSWSSFYHLKPYFTKLHASDAVIQVTRDSQKRLYVAGILAGDGSDDFHLENWLFKQDDLKISNINILWKDFSKSKADAADLRIESMQLRNGIRQHELDAAIDSPWHQGTLTLFGKFSHRLGGQAGYWRDWIGDFQWKVEQLDLGQFSRDFEIPFKQLSGVLSSSGSIALNKGIPDGGQFKLAIEQPVFQQSKSNQALEFGRLEMEAKQFTSGKFISLGVQRFAWLNKNQKPGTPMESLAPMTIGWQAPKRDGELEKFAFSSAKISLENLSLFAMNLPIPNRIRQVLEQTEPRGDLIDVEITWAEPKSNIPLIGGLLSGQGPKFSITGTLNQVGIKAYRDTIPSIANLSGTITTNQNQGSIKLNSKNLGLVIADFLAEPRLQFDSASGILNWSLKNKQWQIGFDQLSVNNPDIALIANGNYLIGKEKAPDTLDLNIQFPRGKAQTIYRYLPAEMSKDARSYIEKAFIAGDISNGRLRMKGDPNLAPYDVPGTGEFALNLPISQTVFRPAPLFPSAKGAWPEFTEVNGVVSMQQAKLMVAIKDARYQGLQIQNVNAEIPNVSSAKPVLNLKGNITGPINQMMDYLRTTPVLLTRPELAKSLKLSGPAKLDLEMLLPLQNTDDLKLNALLSLDNNVVIWSDLAPFNQVRGTVRITEDLPRFEQVSAEFFGGTVNIRQSTVQSQTKQDLYDLNGTIDLDRLERHYANQVGRQSLQLLKALDGKAGFKGKLGITSNTTDLNLDLDFNGLSTTLPEPLSIKKGNKLNGVFRYQSNASEGAPKRIAQWSAQIGKTITLQGKQGADGIVAQGIGMGAAAIIPERGLGLNVQANDLNIDAWHRLLFSNDGVNSKPDAANMAGSTNNADGLQVFTARINQAIAMNRAWPNLAVSAKLGGNAWQVNLKSPNLEGDVQYQEREKADLLKGKLLRLHIPPKLPNPVNSRASSDKEISLTAIPELDLSIDDFNFNQYKPGAIAIKTRNSTNRITIESLKINNPSSSSTVTGEWTSDAQGNNERVIIDTTSQVKDLGTVVAYWGNPKAVEGGKGTINAKLDWSGPPYDPSFDTLAGNVKINLENGRLLQVDSGFAKIIGVFSLQSLLKFATFDIQGSLGNVVTSGTAFNTLSGDFILRNGIARTQNFTMQLNQARVATSGLVNIPKQTQDLRITIFPTIDATAGALALFAVNPIIGASALIGQYLISNQLNRTLQTDYLVQGSWDKPDVIPLDQNGQPLDPKVLETIRSRNLLREQKMPPTQTKPAPSTPAPAN, from the coding sequence ATGACCGAAAAAAAGTATCCGTTACGCCTCAAAGACCTCCTCAGGATGCGGCCCGACGCCACCTCATGGTCACGTTGGTCGCGCCGTCTGGCAATTTTGGCTCTCATTACAGTCGGACTCATGATTCTTGGGCATCTGGTGATCCGATTCATCATTTGGCCGCAACTTGAAACCTCAAAACCGGCTGTCGAAAAGTTACTATCACAGCGCATTGGCGTTGAGGTCAAAATCAATGAACTCAATGTCTACTGGCAAGGGATCCGTCCAGTCTTTGATATTCGCGACCTAGAATTTGTGGTTGATGCCAAACGTAATCCGTCTGCCATCTCAAATAAACCACATCTGAAGATTGCTGAGATCCGAGGGGAACTCAGTTGGTCATCGTTTTATCACCTCAAACCCTATTTCACGAAATTACACGCTAGTGATGCAGTAATTCAAGTGACACGTGACTCGCAAAAACGTTTGTATGTGGCTGGCATTCTTGCGGGTGATGGCAGCGATGATTTCCATCTCGAAAATTGGCTATTTAAACAAGATGATTTAAAGATTTCTAATATCAATATTCTTTGGAAGGATTTCTCAAAGTCCAAAGCAGATGCCGCAGATCTACGCATCGAGTCCATGCAACTACGAAATGGAATTCGGCAGCATGAACTTGATGCCGCTATTGATAGTCCATGGCATCAAGGCACCCTAACTCTCTTCGGAAAATTTTCTCATCGTCTCGGCGGGCAAGCAGGCTATTGGCGGGATTGGATTGGTGACTTTCAGTGGAAAGTTGAGCAACTTGATCTTGGGCAATTTAGCCGGGATTTTGAGATTCCCTTTAAACAGCTAAGCGGAGTTTTGAGCTCCTCGGGATCGATTGCCCTAAATAAGGGCATCCCTGATGGCGGACAGTTCAAACTTGCGATCGAGCAGCCCGTTTTTCAACAATCAAAAAGCAATCAGGCGCTTGAATTTGGACGCCTAGAAATGGAAGCAAAGCAATTCACATCAGGGAAGTTTATTTCGCTGGGCGTACAACGCTTTGCCTGGTTAAATAAGAATCAAAAGCCCGGAACCCCGATGGAATCTCTGGCGCCCATGACGATTGGCTGGCAGGCTCCCAAGCGTGATGGCGAGCTGGAAAAGTTTGCGTTCTCCTCGGCAAAAATTAGTCTTGAGAACCTCAGTCTGTTTGCGATGAATCTGCCCATTCCCAATCGAATCCGTCAGGTCTTAGAGCAAACCGAACCGCGTGGTGATCTGATCGATGTCGAAATCACCTGGGCTGAACCAAAATCCAATATTCCCCTGATTGGTGGGCTCTTAAGCGGCCAAGGGCCGAAATTTAGCATTACCGGCACCCTTAATCAGGTAGGCATCAAAGCTTACCGGGACACTATCCCAAGCATTGCCAATTTAAGCGGCACGATTACCACCAATCAAAACCAAGGCAGCATCAAACTGAACTCAAAAAATTTAGGGTTAGTGATTGCTGATTTTTTAGCAGAGCCGCGTTTGCAGTTCGATAGCGCAAGTGGAATACTAAATTGGTCATTAAAAAATAAGCAATGGCAAATTGGGTTTGATCAGCTCTCGGTCAACAATCCGGATATCGCATTAATTGCGAATGGCAATTACCTAATTGGCAAAGAGAAGGCGCCTGATACTTTGGATCTCAATATTCAGTTTCCTAGAGGAAAGGCGCAAACAATCTACCGCTATCTCCCTGCAGAAATGTCAAAAGATGCACGCAGCTATATTGAAAAAGCATTTATTGCTGGAGACATTAGCAACGGGCGCCTCAGAATGAAGGGGGATCCCAATTTGGCACCTTATGATGTTCCAGGCACCGGCGAATTCGCATTAAATCTACCGATTTCTCAAACGGTTTTTCGACCAGCCCCTCTATTCCCATCTGCAAAAGGCGCTTGGCCTGAATTCACGGAAGTAAATGGTGTTGTTTCTATGCAGCAAGCCAAACTGATGGTGGCCATCAAGGATGCTCGCTACCAAGGTCTGCAAATTCAAAATGTCAATGCAGAAATTCCAAATGTTTCTAGCGCAAAGCCTGTCCTCAATCTCAAAGGAAACATTACGGGCCCGATCAATCAAATGATGGACTATCTTAGAACAACACCGGTTCTTCTCACTCGTCCAGAATTAGCAAAAAGTCTGAAATTATCGGGGCCCGCAAAACTTGATTTAGAGATGCTTTTGCCTCTTCAAAACACGGATGACCTCAAATTAAACGCTTTACTGAGCTTAGATAACAATGTCGTCATTTGGTCTGATCTTGCCCCATTTAATCAGGTACGAGGGACTGTTCGCATCACCGAAGACTTGCCCCGCTTTGAGCAGGTAAGCGCTGAATTCTTTGGAGGCACTGTCAACATTCGACAAAGCACGGTGCAATCTCAAACCAAACAAGATCTCTACGATCTCAATGGCACAATTGATCTTGACCGCCTTGAACGTCACTACGCCAATCAAGTGGGTCGTCAATCTCTGCAACTCTTGAAAGCATTGGATGGTAAGGCTGGATTTAAAGGGAAGCTGGGTATTACCAGCAACACAACGGATCTCAATCTCGACTTAGATTTCAATGGTCTAAGCACCACCCTTCCGGAACCTCTAAGCATCAAGAAGGGAAACAAACTAAATGGGGTTTTTCGATATCAGTCGAACGCTAGTGAGGGGGCGCCCAAACGAATCGCTCAATGGTCAGCACAAATTGGGAAAACAATCACGCTACAAGGAAAACAAGGTGCAGACGGCATTGTTGCGCAAGGAATTGGGATGGGGGCTGCGGCCATCATCCCTGAACGTGGTTTGGGTCTCAATGTGCAAGCAAACGATCTCAATATTGATGCTTGGCACCGCCTGTTATTTTCAAACGATGGAGTAAATAGCAAACCCGATGCTGCCAACATGGCCGGCTCCACGAATAACGCTGATGGCCTTCAGGTGTTTACAGCGCGCATCAATCAAGCGATTGCCATGAATCGCGCATGGCCCAATCTTGCTGTAAGCGCCAAATTAGGGGGCAATGCATGGCAGGTCAATTTAAAGTCCCCCAACCTTGAGGGCGATGTTCAGTATCAAGAGAGAGAAAAAGCCGATCTTTTAAAAGGTAAATTGCTTCGTTTGCACATTCCTCCAAAATTACCAAATCCGGTGAATTCAAGAGCGTCATCTGACAAGGAGATATCGCTCACTGCAATTCCTGAGCTTGATTTAAGTATTGATGACTTTAATTTCAATCAATACAAACCGGGTGCGATCGCAATTAAGACACGAAATAGCACAAACCGCATCACGATTGAGAGTCTCAAAATTAACAATCCAAGTTCGTCATCTACGGTCACTGGCGAATGGACAAGCGATGCCCAAGGCAATAATGAGCGCGTCATCATCGATACGACATCACAGGTTAAGGATCTGGGAACCGTGGTTGCCTATTGGGGCAATCCCAAAGCAGTTGAAGGTGGGAAGGGAACAATCAATGCCAAATTGGATTGGAGCGGCCCTCCCTATGATCCTTCCTTTGATACTCTGGCTGGCAATGTGAAGATCAATCTAGAAAATGGTCGCTTACTTCAGGTGGACTCGGGTTTTGCCAAAATTATTGGGGTGTTTAGTTTGCAAAGCTTATTAAAATTCGCAACCTTTGACATTCAAGGCAGCCTTGGCAATGTAGTGACCTCGGGAACCGCCTTCAACACTCTTTCCGGTGACTTTATTTTGCGCAACGGTATTGCCCGAACGCAGAATTTCACGATGCAACTCAATCAAGCTCGCGTTGCCACCAGTGGTCTCGTGAATATTCCCAAGCAAACCCAAGATTTACGAATTACCATCTTCCCAACCATTGATGCAACCGCTGGTGCTCTTGCTCTCTTTGCAGTCAATCCAATCATTGGAGCGAGCGCCCTCATTGGTCAGTACTTAATTAGCAATCAATTAAATCGCACACTCCAGACCGATTACCTAGTGCAGGGAAGCTGGGATAAGCCTGATGTAATCCCACTGGACCAAAATGGCCAGCCTTTAGATCCAAAGGTGCTCGAGACCATTCGCTCTCGAAATCTGCTACGCGAGCAAAAGATGCCTCCAACCCAGACAAAACCTGCCCCAAGCACTCCAGCACCTGCCAATTAG
- a CDS encoding carbon-nitrogen hydrolase family protein codes for MANKLTVAAIQMISSANLADNLRTAERLIKNASDQGAVVIALPEYFCLMGLADTDKVKVREPFGHGPIQDALQGFAQKYHVFLIAGTIPLEASDPLKVLNASLVFNPEGQCIARYDKIHLFGFQTSHERYQESETIEAGNQTITVRILHEGNEWVFGLSICYDLRFPELYRQQVEVDCQVIPAAFTHTTGKDHWEILLRARAIENQCYFLASAQGGLHQNQRRTWGQSMLVDPWGKIVSELATGEGCVLGELDLTVLAEVRSRLPALKHRKLV; via the coding sequence ATGGCAAATAAATTAACGGTGGCAGCAATTCAGATGATTTCATCTGCGAATTTGGCAGACAATCTGCGCACGGCTGAACGACTAATCAAAAATGCATCTGACCAGGGTGCGGTAGTCATTGCGCTGCCTGAATATTTTTGCCTAATGGGTCTTGCCGATACCGATAAAGTCAAAGTGCGTGAGCCCTTTGGCCATGGTCCCATTCAAGATGCGCTTCAAGGCTTTGCGCAAAAGTATCACGTCTTTTTGATTGCTGGCACCATCCCGCTCGAGGCAAGCGATCCACTCAAGGTTCTAAATGCAAGCTTAGTATTTAATCCAGAGGGTCAGTGCATTGCTCGTTATGACAAGATTCATCTATTTGGTTTTCAGACGTCGCATGAGCGCTACCAAGAATCTGAAACGATTGAAGCGGGTAATCAAACCATAACAGTTCGCATTTTGCATGAGGGTAATGAGTGGGTGTTTGGTTTAAGCATTTGCTATGACCTTCGTTTCCCAGAGTTATATCGACAGCAAGTCGAGGTTGACTGCCAGGTAATTCCAGCTGCATTTACGCATACGACCGGCAAGGACCATTGGGAGATTTTGCTGCGCGCCCGGGCCATTGAAAACCAATGCTATTTTCTGGCATCCGCCCAAGGTGGCCTTCATCAAAATCAACGCCGCACTTGGGGTCAATCCATGCTGGTCGACCCTTGGGGCAAGATCGTCTCTGAACTTGCCACTGGAGAAGGCTGCGTGCTCGGCGAGCTAGACTTAACTGTACTCGCGGAGGTGCGCTCTAGGCTGCCCGCCCTAAAACATCGTAAGCTTGTCTGA
- the tldD gene encoding metalloprotease TldD, whose amino-acid sequence MNSLAIPHIATSASPQEALDIAHSFLLKPNGLSPSDLDQLFGVMHAHRLDDADLYFQHTRSEQWSLEEGIVKSGSFNIDQGVGIRAISGDKTAFAYSDVISSEALLKAAHATRVIGAKGGKVNVRAPLSASTHTNPALYSALNPLDSLTPPEKIALLEGIEQRAKARDPRIIQVMASLAGEFDVVMVARSNGLLAADIRPLVRVSIHVIAEQNGRRESGSAGGGARADYGFFDTQRIDQWVDEAVDQALLNLDSRPAPAGPMTVVMGPGWPGVLLHEAIGHGLEGDFNRKGSSAFSGRIGQRVAAKGVTVVDDGTLSGRRGSLNMDDEGTPTQCTTLIEDGVLKGYIQDSLNARLMGMPLTGNGRRESFASLPLPRMTNTYMLSGHYDPEEIVASIDRGLYAVNFGGGQVDITSGKFVFSASVAYWVEKGKIQYPVKGATIIGNGPESLKQVSMIGNDLRLDSGVGVCGKEGQSVPVGVGQPTLRIDEMTVGGTA is encoded by the coding sequence ATGAACTCACTTGCTATCCCACATATTGCAACATCAGCAAGCCCGCAAGAGGCTCTCGATATTGCCCATTCTTTTTTACTAAAGCCTAATGGCCTGAGTCCTTCTGACCTTGATCAACTGTTTGGGGTGATGCATGCACATCGCTTAGATGATGCGGATTTGTATTTTCAACACACGCGCAGTGAGCAATGGAGTTTAGAAGAAGGGATTGTCAAATCCGGTAGTTTCAATATTGATCAAGGTGTTGGTATTCGCGCGATCTCAGGCGATAAAACAGCATTTGCCTACTCGGATGTGATTAGCTCTGAGGCTTTATTAAAGGCGGCGCATGCTACTCGAGTGATTGGCGCCAAGGGTGGCAAAGTCAACGTCCGCGCCCCGCTCTCGGCATCGACGCACACCAACCCAGCTCTATACAGTGCCCTCAACCCTTTGGACTCATTAACGCCTCCAGAAAAGATTGCGCTCTTAGAGGGGATTGAGCAGCGCGCGAAGGCCCGTGACCCACGCATCATCCAAGTCATGGCTAGCCTTGCGGGTGAATTTGATGTTGTCATGGTGGCCCGCTCGAATGGCTTATTAGCCGCCGATATTCGACCGCTCGTGCGCGTCTCCATCCATGTCATTGCTGAGCAAAACGGTCGCCGAGAGTCGGGCTCTGCCGGCGGTGGAGCACGTGCCGACTACGGTTTTTTTGATACCCAGCGCATCGATCAGTGGGTCGATGAAGCGGTTGATCAAGCTCTTCTGAATCTTGATTCACGTCCAGCACCTGCTGGTCCAATGACCGTTGTCATGGGCCCGGGCTGGCCTGGCGTACTGCTTCACGAAGCCATTGGTCACGGCCTCGAAGGGGACTTTAATCGTAAAGGATCCTCTGCGTTTTCTGGACGCATTGGTCAGCGGGTGGCTGCCAAGGGTGTCACGGTGGTTGATGATGGAACACTCAGTGGACGACGCGGCTCACTCAATATGGATGATGAGGGCACGCCCACGCAGTGCACCACCCTGATTGAAGATGGTGTTTTAAAAGGCTACATTCAAGACAGTCTTAATGCGCGCTTGATGGGAATGCCGCTGACAGGCAATGGACGGCGTGAGAGCTTTGCCTCACTGCCCCTACCCCGCATGACGAACACCTACATGCTATCCGGTCACTATGATCCAGAAGAAATTGTGGCCAGTATTGATCGTGGTCTCTATGCCGTGAACTTTGGGGGTGGACAGGTCGATATCACGAGTGGCAAATTTGTATTCTCTGCCTCGGTGGCCTATTGGGTGGAAAAGGGCAAGATCCAATACCCTGTCAAAGGGGCGACCATTATTGGTAATGGCCCAGAATCCTTAAAGCAAGTGAGCATGATCGGTAATGACCTTCGTCTAGATAGTGGAGTGGGCGTATGTGGCAAAGAGGGACAAAGTGTCCCGGTTGGCGTGGGTCAGCCAACCTTGCGCATTGATGAAATGACCGTTGGGGGCACAGCTTGA
- a CDS encoding 3-deoxy-7-phosphoheptulonate synthase, whose translation MSTKPHTPQENWYASLDKTSATDDQRVGNITVLPPPEHLIRFFPIVGTPTEKLIGRTRDKIRNLIHGKDDRLLVIIGPCSIHDPSAALEYCQRLMKERTRLADDLEIVMRVYFEKPRTTVGWKGLINDPYLDESFKIEEGLRIARQVLMEINRLGMPAGSEFLDVISPQYIADLISWGAIGARTTESQVHRELSSGLSAPIGFKNGTDGNIKIATDAIQAAHRPHHFLSVHKNGQVAIVETKGNKDCHVILRGGKEPNYEATYVEAACAELEAAKLPASLMVDLSHANSSKQHQRQIDVANNVAEQIERGSRKIFGVMIESHLNAGAQKFTPGKDDPKQLEYGKSITDACINWDDSVKVLERLAQAVRKRRRA comes from the coding sequence ATGAGTACAAAACCCCATACCCCCCAAGAAAACTGGTACGCAAGCTTAGATAAAACCTCTGCGACCGATGATCAACGTGTCGGTAACATTACTGTTTTACCGCCCCCTGAGCATTTGATTCGGTTTTTTCCAATCGTAGGTACTCCAACTGAAAAATTAATCGGGCGTACTCGGGACAAAATACGGAACCTAATTCATGGCAAAGATGATCGCCTCTTAGTAATTATTGGCCCTTGCTCAATCCATGATCCTTCCGCAGCATTAGAGTATTGCCAGCGTCTTATGAAAGAGCGCACTCGCTTAGCGGATGATCTAGAAATTGTCATGCGCGTCTATTTCGAGAAACCCCGCACGACGGTTGGCTGGAAGGGACTCATCAACGACCCCTATCTCGATGAGAGTTTTAAGATTGAAGAAGGTCTGCGTATTGCGCGCCAAGTGCTCATGGAAATTAATCGCTTGGGCATGCCAGCCGGTAGTGAGTTCCTGGATGTGATCTCGCCTCAATACATTGCCGATCTAATTTCCTGGGGTGCAATCGGCGCCAGAACGACAGAGAGTCAAGTGCATCGCGAACTGAGTTCTGGACTATCTGCGCCAATCGGATTTAAAAATGGCACTGATGGCAATATCAAAATTGCGACCGATGCGATTCAAGCAGCGCATCGGCCACATCATTTTTTATCGGTGCATAAAAATGGTCAGGTTGCAATCGTTGAAACTAAGGGTAATAAAGACTGTCACGTGATTCTGCGCGGTGGCAAAGAACCCAATTACGAAGCAACGTATGTTGAGGCAGCGTGTGCTGAACTAGAAGCTGCAAAGTTACCAGCCTCTTTGATGGTTGATCTATCGCATGCCAATTCAAGTAAACAGCATCAACGGCAAATCGATGTTGCTAATAATGTTGCTGAACAAATCGAGCGTGGATCCCGTAAAATTTTTGGGGTGATGATTGAAAGCCATCTAAACGCCGGCGCTCAGAAGTTCACACCTGGCAAGGATGATCCAAAACAGCTGGAATATGGCAAGAGTATTACCGATGCCTGCATTAACTGGGATGATTCTGTGAAGGTGCTTGAACGTCTTGCCCAAGCCGTTCGCAAGCGGCGGCGCGCCTAG
- a CDS encoding cob(I)yrinic acid a,c-diamide adenosyltransferase has protein sequence MGNRLSKIATRTGDAGMTGLGDGSRVEKDHLRICAMGDVDELNSQIGVLMTEDLPPSIASDLQALLLRVQHDLFDLGGELCIPNYTLLKIEQVEQLDTWLAHYNANLPPLKEFILPGGSRAAAQAHVCRTVCRRAERSIVKLGWVDPIADSPRQYVNRLSDLLFVLARVLNQATGGQDVLWKNQNKAQDN, from the coding sequence ATGGGAAATCGACTATCAAAAATTGCAACCCGAACTGGTGATGCCGGTATGACTGGCCTTGGTGACGGTAGCCGAGTTGAAAAAGATCATTTACGCATCTGTGCGATGGGGGATGTGGATGAGCTCAACTCCCAAATTGGGGTTTTGATGACCGAAGATCTCCCTCCATCAATTGCTTCTGATCTTCAGGCATTACTCCTGCGAGTCCAGCATGATTTATTTGATTTGGGTGGAGAGCTTTGTATTCCTAATTACACCCTATTAAAAATTGAGCAAGTCGAACAGCTCGATACTTGGTTAGCTCACTACAACGCCAATCTGCCTCCGCTAAAAGAATTTATCTTGCCAGGAGGAAGCCGTGCAGCGGCACAAGCGCATGTCTGTCGAACGGTTTGTCGACGTGCTGAACGCTCCATTGTTAAATTAGGTTGGGTCGATCCAATAGCTGATTCCCCACGTCAATACGTTAATCGTTTATCCGATCTTCTCTTTGTGCTTGCCCGAGTTTTAAACCAGGCTACTGGTGGTCAAGACGTGCTGTGGAAGAATCAAAACAAAGCACAAGACAACTAG
- a CDS encoding FAD-linked oxidase C-terminal domain-containing protein, with protein MNAPASSAEIQSLQAKQAILVDALRPFLGEDALLWHPEDTIPYECDGLAAYRKMPLAVALPENEDQVVKILKACKTLGVPVVPRGSGTGLSGGAMPLEQGLVLSLAKFKKILQVDPFTRTAVVQPGVRNLAISEAVAKHGLYYAPDPSSQIACSIGGNVNENSGGVHCLKYGLTLHNVLRVRAVLMNGDVVEFGSMAPDSPGLDLLAVLIGSEGMLGIVTEITVKLVPKPKLARVIMASFDDIEKGGNAVAAIIAAGIIPAGLEMMDKPTTRAVEEFVHAGYDLNAEAILLCESDGTPEEVEEEIARMNAVLEKQGASRIQVSESEAERLRFWSGRKNAFPAAGRIAADYYCMDGTIPRRHIATLLKRIKGMEAKYGLGCLNVFHAGDGNMHPLILFNGADPDEWHRAEEFGTEILEACVELGGTITGEHGVGIEKINSMCVQFGEQERERFWGVKAAFDPDRLLNPDKAIPTLNRCAEYGRMRVSGGVLPHPELERF; from the coding sequence ATGAATGCCCCCGCTTCTTCTGCTGAAATCCAATCTCTGCAAGCTAAACAGGCTATTTTGGTCGATGCCTTACGGCCATTTTTAGGAGAAGATGCCTTGCTTTGGCATCCCGAGGACACCATTCCCTATGAATGCGATGGCTTGGCGGCCTATCGCAAAATGCCCCTAGCAGTGGCACTTCCAGAGAATGAGGACCAAGTGGTCAAGATCCTTAAGGCCTGTAAAACCCTGGGGGTTCCTGTGGTACCCCGCGGCTCGGGCACCGGTCTCTCGGGCGGCGCAATGCCGCTTGAGCAAGGGTTGGTTTTATCCTTAGCCAAGTTTAAAAAGATCTTGCAGGTCGATCCCTTTACACGCACTGCAGTCGTGCAGCCAGGCGTCCGAAACCTTGCAATCTCAGAAGCGGTTGCAAAGCACGGCTTGTACTACGCACCCGATCCATCGTCGCAGATTGCTTGTTCGATTGGCGGAAATGTGAATGAGAATTCAGGTGGAGTGCACTGCTTGAAGTATGGTCTGACGCTTCACAATGTTTTGCGTGTCCGCGCCGTCCTCATGAATGGTGATGTGGTGGAATTTGGCAGCATGGCACCTGATTCACCAGGATTGGATTTACTCGCTGTATTGATTGGTAGCGAGGGAATGCTTGGCATTGTCACTGAAATTACGGTAAAGCTTGTACCCAAACCAAAATTAGCGCGTGTCATTATGGCCAGCTTTGATGATATTGAAAAGGGTGGCAATGCAGTCGCCGCCATCATTGCTGCGGGGATTATTCCAGCTGGTTTAGAAATGATGGATAAACCAACGACGCGCGCCGTTGAAGAATTTGTACACGCCGGCTATGACCTCAACGCAGAAGCAATCTTATTGTGCGAATCGGATGGAACCCCCGAAGAGGTCGAAGAAGAAATTGCACGCATGAATGCCGTGCTAGAAAAGCAAGGGGCTAGTCGCATTCAAGTCTCTGAAAGTGAAGCGGAGCGTTTGCGCTTTTGGAGTGGGCGCAAGAATGCCTTCCCCGCCGCTGGGCGGATTGCAGCGGATTATTACTGCATGGATGGAACCATTCCAAGGCGCCATATTGCAACTCTACTCAAGCGTATCAAAGGCATGGAGGCCAAATATGGTTTGGGCTGTCTCAATGTCTTTCATGCAGGAGATGGCAATATGCATCCCCTCATTTTGTTTAATGGTGCCGATCCAGATGAATGGCACCGGGCGGAAGAATTTGGTACCGAAATCCTTGAGGCCTGCGTTGAACTCGGGGGCACCATTACTGGTGAGCATGGTGTAGGGATCGAGAAAATTAATTCAATGTGCGTTCAATTTGGCGAACAGGAGCGTGAGCGTTTTTGGGGTGTTAAAGCAGCATTTGATCCAGATCGTCTTTTAAATCCTGATAAAGCCATTCCAACGCTCAATCGCTGTGCCGAATATGGACGGATGCGCGTCAGTGGTGGTGTATTACCCCACCCCGAACTGGAGCGCTTCTAG
- the glcE gene encoding glycolate oxidase subunit GlcE, with the protein MNETVLSQFREQIIEAGKQNQVLSIQGGNTKSWYGNPSQSPILSTTSYQGILDYQPEELVITACAGTPIAEIESTLAKKNQILPFEPPHFGDDATFGGVIAAGLAGPARISAGNLRDFVLGTRLMDGRGEDLSFGGKVMKNVAGYDVSRLLPGSLGTLALLLEASVKVLPKPAATASLRCRMGASDALKILNQWAGQPLPLNASAWIGDARDEGELTIRLAGAMAAVTSASQMMQDRLGATALDDSEADLFWRDLREQRLAWFNQMPNDHALWRLSLPANCPVLELPKDCLPQIIMEWHGQERWIQGPANQSTANVLQKLAIQHGGHLTCFRSLSTHAFERFTRFDSNPLTAGLEAVQKRLRHSFDPFGVFTTGRLP; encoded by the coding sequence ATGAACGAAACAGTACTCTCGCAGTTTCGTGAGCAAATTATTGAGGCTGGTAAACAGAATCAGGTGTTATCGATTCAAGGTGGCAATACAAAATCATGGTACGGCAACCCAAGCCAATCTCCCATTTTGAGCACGACATCGTATCAGGGAATATTGGACTACCAACCCGAAGAGTTGGTGATCACGGCATGTGCTGGTACACCAATTGCTGAAATCGAGTCAACCTTGGCCAAAAAGAATCAGATCCTGCCGTTTGAGCCGCCTCACTTTGGTGACGATGCAACCTTTGGGGGGGTGATTGCTGCAGGCCTAGCTGGTCCTGCTCGTATTAGTGCTGGAAATTTACGGGACTTTGTTTTGGGAACCCGATTGATGGATGGTCGCGGTGAAGACCTTTCCTTTGGCGGCAAGGTCATGAAAAATGTTGCTGGTTACGATGTCTCGCGCCTTCTGCCTGGCTCACTAGGAACACTTGCTCTACTTTTAGAGGCCTCCGTAAAAGTACTGCCAAAGCCTGCTGCAACTGCGAGTCTTCGCTGCAGGATGGGTGCTAGTGATGCATTAAAAATACTCAATCAATGGGCAGGGCAACCTTTACCCCTCAATGCCAGCGCTTGGATTGGTGATGCACGTGATGAGGGTGAGTTAACCATTCGTTTAGCGGGGGCCATGGCAGCGGTCACCTCTGCCAGTCAAATGATGCAAGATCGACTGGGCGCTACCGCACTTGATGATTCAGAGGCCGATCTATTTTGGCGCGATCTTCGTGAACAGCGACTTGCTTGGTTTAACCAGATGCCAAATGACCATGCGCTTTGGCGACTCTCCTTGCCAGCCAACTGCCCAGTTCTTGAGTTGCCTAAGGATTGTTTACCACAAATTATCATGGAGTGGCATGGACAAGAGCGTTGGATCCAAGGTCCTGCCAATCAATCAACAGCGAACGTGTTACAGAAACTAGCGATCCAGCATGGCGGACATTTAACCTGCTTTCGATCATTAAGTACCCACGCATTCGAACGCTTTACTCGGTTCGATTCCAATCCTCTAACCGCTGGTTTAGAGGCCGTACAAAAACGGTTACGGCACTCCTTTGATCCCTTTGGTGTATTTACAACCGGGCGTTTACCTTAA